TCGGTACGTCGCCATCTTCGCGCGCGCCCCACACGTGTTCATCGAGCACCACCGCCGCCGCCCGGCACGACTCGCGTCAACGAACAGCAGCGAGCACTCATCCGACGCACACGTCCGGATCCGATCGCCGAGCGGACCGCTGAGCAACTCGACCGCGTCCCGAGCCAAACCACTGAGCAGACCGAGCACATCAACCGCCGCACTCTCCGCACGAAGCTCCGAGGTCAGCCGAGGACCGGCCAACGGACGGCTGCTCCACCGATTGACCACCTTGAGGTCCGCGGCCTCCGTCGTCCCGGTGAAGAGCCGGTACAGCGCCTCCCGCAACTCAACAGCCTGCCGATACGCACGCCCCGGAACCGCCGGCTCGTCGTGAGCGAGCCCGGCTTCCCGGAACCACCGACCGAGATCCGCAGGCTCCGGGATCCGCTCGAACGGCACCTGCTGCCGCTTGCCGAGCGTCGCGGTGAAGTCGACCGACGGTCGGCCGCCGACCCAAGTGAACATCTGCGTAGTCTATCATCGCTGTTACCAGTTGAACCGGTAACCAAAGGAGCGGCTAGTGAGGATCGGGATCGTCGGCGCGGGCGGTGTGGGTGGGTACTTCGGCGCGCGCCTGGCCGCCGCCGGGCAGGACGTGGCGTTCGTGGCGCGAGGCAAGCACCTGGAGGCGCTGAACGCCGACGGGCTCGTGGTGCGGAGCCCGGCAGGTGACTTGCAGTTGCCGGTGCAGGCCACCAGCACACCGGCCGAGATCGGCCCGGTGGACTACGCACTGATCTGCGTGAAGACCTGGCAGCTGCCCGAGGCAATTGAGACGATCCAGCCGCTGGTGGGTCCGGACACGGCGATCGTCACTGTGCAGAACGGAGTCGAAGCGCCCGACCAGGTCGCCGAGGTCTACGGCCGGGCCGCCGTACTGCCCGGCGCTGCGGAGGTGATCGCGTACGTCGAGAGTCCCGGCGTCATCCGGCACCTAGGAAACGGGAAGCTCAACTTCGGCGAATGGAACAACGCGACCACGCCGCGGACCGGTCTGCTGCGCGAGGCGTTCATCGCGGCGGGCCTCCAGGCGACCGTTCCGGACGACATCTGGGCGGCGCTGTGGACGAAGTTCCTGTCAGTCGTGCCGGGTGGCGGTCTCGGTACGGCGACGGGCGCCGGGTACGGCGTACTCCGCACCCATCCTGCTACCCGTCGGCTGCTGACCGAGGCCATCACCGAGATCCGCGACATCGCACTGGCGCGAGGCATCCGGCTTGCCGAGGACGTCGTACCGCGGACGGTCGCCTGGATCGATCAGCTTCCGGCCGACGGGACCACCTCGCTGCAGCGCGACCTGATCGCCGGTCGTCCGTCGGAGCTCGACGCCTGGACCGGCGCCGTCGTCCGGCTCGGCGCCGAATCGGGCGTCCCGACACCGGTCAACACGTTCCTGTTCGAGCTGGCCGGCGCCCGAGCGCTGACCGCCGGCAACTGACTACTCCAACCCGAGGTCGGTGAGGACGTCGATCACCGGCCGGTTCGGCGGCGCCGCGGCGACCAGGCCGCGGATGCAGCCGGTCATCACCATCCGGAAATACGGCTCGGAGGTGATCATCGGGAGTTCCTGATGCGCCGCGTTCAACACCTCGTCCGCGGCGAGGAGTGCGTACACCTTCTCGAGTTCGCGCTGGTGCGGACCTTCGAAGTACGGGCGATGCCGCTCCTCGGCCGCGGTCAGGTTGATCGCGAGTGACGCGACGGTGCCCGACATCAGCACCGCACCGGCCGGGCTGTAACCGCGCCGGCCGAGCGCCTCGACAGCCTCCCGCTGCAGCCGCACGCCGGCCTCACCACGCGGGAACAGCCCCTGCAGGTACGCCGCGAGCCCCGGGTGCTCGAGCACGAACGTGTGCAGCTGCCGCGCGAACGACAACAGATGCGCCTCGACGTCCTCCTCCGGGTCGTCGACGATGTGCAGCTCCCGCAGTACCGCCTCACCGACCAGCGCCTCGAGCCCGAGCTTGCCGTCGACGTGCCGGTACAGCGCGGTCGGGGTGACGCCGAGCGCGGTCGCGACCCCGTTCACGGTCAAGTTGGTCAGGCCGAGTCGCAGGCCCTCCCGCTCAATGTCCGCGATGGTGATCTGCGCCTGGCGTC
This Kribbella sp. NBC_00482 DNA region includes the following protein-coding sequences:
- a CDS encoding CGNR zinc finger domain-containing protein, translated to MFTWVGGRPSVDFTATLGKRQQVPFERIPEPADLGRWFREAGLAHDEPAVPGRAYRQAVELREALYRLFTGTTEAADLKVVNRWSSRPLAGPRLTSELRAESAAVDVLGLLSGLARDAVELLSGPLGDRIRTCASDECSLLFVDASRAGRRRWCSMNTCGARAKMATYRAVD
- a CDS encoding 2-dehydropantoate 2-reductase; protein product: MRIGIVGAGGVGGYFGARLAAAGQDVAFVARGKHLEALNADGLVVRSPAGDLQLPVQATSTPAEIGPVDYALICVKTWQLPEAIETIQPLVGPDTAIVTVQNGVEAPDQVAEVYGRAAVLPGAAEVIAYVESPGVIRHLGNGKLNFGEWNNATTPRTGLLREAFIAAGLQATVPDDIWAALWTKFLSVVPGGGLGTATGAGYGVLRTHPATRRLLTEAITEIRDIALARGIRLAEDVVPRTVAWIDQLPADGTTSLQRDLIAGRPSELDAWTGAVVRLGAESGVPTPVNTFLFELAGARALTAGN
- a CDS encoding TetR/AcrR family transcriptional regulator is translated as MTANPPRRKTGGRQAQITIADIEREGLRLGLTNLTVNGVATALGVTPTALYRHVDGKLGLEALVGEAVLRELHIVDDPEEDVEAHLLSFARQLHTFVLEHPGLAAYLQGLFPRGEAGVRLQREAVEALGRRGYSPAGAVLMSGTVASLAINLTAAEERHRPYFEGPHQRELEKVYALLAADEVLNAAHQELPMITSEPYFRMVMTGCIRGLVAAAPPNRPVIDVLTDLGLE